Within the Chelonoidis abingdonii isolate Lonesome George chromosome 19, CheloAbing_2.0, whole genome shotgun sequence genome, the region CCACTTGTGGTTGCTTGGCTACTTCCACACTGTCTGGAGCCGCCACTGGTGGTTGCTTAGCTACTTCCACGCTGTCTGGAGTCCCCGCTGATGGTTGCTTGGCTACTTCCACACTGTCTGGAGCCGCCGGTGATGGTTGCTTAGCTACTTCCACAGGCTTTGGAGTCGCTACTTCCACAGGCTCTGGAACTAAGGCCAGCTTCTTAGTTTCATCAATACATTCCGAATTCAAAGTCTTTTTCGCCATCTTTGACAGGAAGAAAGCACATAATCATTACAAATAGAACTCCAtggaactgcatttattttactCCCATTCCACAGGCATGGAACATTATTTCATTAATTAAGTGCACAATTCCGGCAATTACTTGCTGTTCTATGGTCAGGGTGCTATCTAGTATATTGTAGATAAAATGACTATGGTCATTTGTCAGGTGTTCTGCAGTAGTTACTGTGCAGAGTTAAGTTATCTTGACTAAGAACTATAACAACCACTAAGTAATTTTATAGCATGGAACCTTAAGAGAAGGTCTGAATTTTAAATGCTAAAAAACTTATTCCCTTGGTGCGCTGGTCCCAAAACTTTACAGTCAGACATTTGTATCTGACTTTTGAGTACAAGTCAAAAATATTACACATCAACAAGACAAAAACAGATTAGTAACTTCTTTCTAATTCATATCATTTGAGACTATTGCATCAACATTATAAAAGTCATCTGCCTCTCTGTGAGCCAGAGACTGTATTCTAACTGCACAGAGGTGGTTTACCAAGTTTCCCCAAGGATCTACAATCACTGGAGGGGATTATTGCACATCCTGGGACAGGTAAACATCACCAATGCAGTATAACCCCAAAGGATTTTACAAATGGTGGATCAGACCAGTTTCTGGAGGCCCAGGAAACAAAGAAAGGCTTTCGGTACAAAAGGTGAACTTAACACGGGGGATTAGGGGGTTGTTCCTTACCTGAAAACTGACCTGAATCTTTAACAAAAGGGCAAACCCTGCTGGAAGGATCTGAAGGATCCTTATTTGAAAGATGAGTCACTTCTAATATGCACTTAGACTTTTTATGGTTTTATGACAAATTTTCCTCTGtaattcttttgttcttaaataAACATACTTTGCTTTGTGAAGGCTAGCTAGTACCTTGTCCTTCAGGAAAAAGCATGAAATCATGGGTGGGGAGCTAGGTCAGACTGCTGGGATAGTCACAGAGAACAGCAAGCCTAAATCCCAGATCTGAAGGGAGAGAGTCATAGGACACTGCCTatagagaggtgacagctggaggCCTGAGACCTAAGGGTGTATCCCTTGAACTGAAGCCCGGAGGGGTTAGAAGTGACATGCATCACATGCAATTTTCCTGCAGATCATGGAGGGTGACAGCTGGGGTAGGGCTAAAATGTGGATAGCCAGGGTAGATACGTACAGTCAAGAGAAAGGGCTCTGAATCCTCCAGGTAGGTCTCCAAGAACTGGAACGCACTCTGTTGAAAAGTCTTGTAGGAAAAATTTCGGATCATCGTATGAGACAAATTCTTCTCGCGGATAATGCTGAGCAACTCTGTCCTCAGTTTCTAATGAAGAGACAAGAACATTCTGAATATGTACAAATGATAGAAGTTACAAATGCAGGAACTGGGGGTTTGGGTGGAGAGAGGACTTCCCCACTGACACTACAACATTATCAGCTAATTTACACTGATCTAAATTAGGAAGCAAAAGCCAGAAAAGTCTGGATTCTGCGTCAGCATTGCCAACTACACTCGCTTTCGGTGCCGGACAATGCAATGGTAGCAGCAGacaaattaagaaaaggaaatacaTGTTTGGGAACATTATTGCACAGCCAACAAGATACTCCATCTCAAGCCCCAAAATTCACATAATCAAACTCACCTGGGTGCTGGGATCCTTTGCcatgttttttttcagaatttttgagGCTTTATCAAACTCCCTCTTTTTGATACAAATGATAACAGCCTAGAGAGGAAAGAGAGGATCTCAATTTTTATGTGTGTATCAATTCAACCACATCTCCTAAATCAGCTTCACATACAGCACAATCAAAATGCAAGCAAAGCCTGTGACGTTCCTTCCAAACGCAATTCAAGTAACATGGAAACACCACTTTTTGCACCAAACACCTTAATGAGCTGCTAACCTGAAATCCTACTATACCCTTCTAACTATCCCATTAATGCAAGGTTACAATTAAGGATTGCGTTACCTAATTTCATTTGTATGGTGTCATtcaattcagcaaaatacttattGTAAATGTACATGGACACCCCTAAAATTTGAGAATCCATCAGTTCTCACTAGATTTCCTTggcttaattttaaacaattaagTAGTCTTCTACAGGACCACAGAGTTACGTGGCATGTCAATACTAAAAGAAGCTGACATGGCccctccccaaagagcttacaagtgAAGGCAGACAGCATGTGGATGtaggaaggaagagaaaacatGCCAAAGACATTTTGATGTGCCTTGGCAAGTGTCTTGTAGCCTCAGGTTTGCTTATTGTAGCATAATATGCAATAAAACATCATAGTTACATTTCATATTTTACATACATCAATTTGCGGGCTTGAGATAAAGTTTGCATGTATGAACAGACCAGTTTGCAGGGGATGACTAGTTGCAGTACTAAGTTTTTAGGAGCGATTCTTACACTCTAAGAGCATTCTGGTTCTACGTTTAAAAGGCCCCCagtaaaaagaagagagaaaggttGCATTATTTCTAATATAGTCAATAGAGAAAAtggtaatagcaaaaaaaatgtcctgcttttcagttcacctttaataGAGTTACAGATCCTGATAGGTTACTATCTTCCTAGCAGTGGAAAGCTCCCAGAAGTAAGACAAATGATGGAGGGAAGACCTGAGAACGGACACTTGCCCTCAGTGTAagggaagtttttttgtttgtttttttaaattagattaaaGCTTATAAAACTCTAAACTATTTGAATGAAAAAGGAGAACTTGACCCTTACAGCTTGCTTCACCATTTTTCTAACAGATTCCATTGCCACCTCAGACACAGGAAATTCTCTCTCAATCAGCTCCAGCACACCGATTGCAGATTCAAGAGGGGTGAGCTCTGATTCTGTATCAAAGGTGCAATCTacaattaaaagaaacaattcaTTCCTATTGGTTTTAAAACAGACACACAAATCTACCTGGGACCAAGAAATGCTCCACAGGAAGCAGACAAAACAAGTAGGCTAGGATTTGCTCAGTTAGGCCACTAATGCTGCAGTAACTGACAGCAGagaacagcacacacaaaacaatTATGATCAAGAAAGGCTGTCTAAGTTATGCAAGGTCCTCAAAGAGAAACATGACATTTGGTGAGTTTGAAATTAAAAGCAATAAACATCGTAAGCTGAGTATGTTGAGGTTTGTTGTATTTTAAACTACAAAGAGAAAAATCAGGAATTaacacacagaataaaaattacAGAAGATTACACTAATGCAGTTTACATTCTCAAACATCAAGAAATTCAAAAGTAAAGTTCTTGCCATATTGAAAGGGCACTGTTATCAGATCAAATCTGATCCCCAAGTTTAAGTTTTGCTCAAATATAACTAGATCTAAGATTGATCTACATGGTTGCTTTACTTAATGTTTTAATTCCAACTGAAAGCAAAACAAAGCCTTCTTCACAGTGTTTTCACTCAAACATGTTCTTGGTCTATCACAGGAGAAATTAAGAATGAAATTGGTTTATCTATGCATTGTTTGTAAAGAAAGCAGAAGTGACTTTGTTCCAGATGacagagagaaaacacagaaTCCCTGCAAAGAAGCCAggtttttcttaaacaaaaacttTTGTTTGGGTTTTAGGCTATTAGCAACAGAATGTTTGATGTTTACCCCACGTTGCCTTCAAGTGATAATGCTAAACGGGAAAAAAGAAATCATACTTCAGTCTGAAAGCTTTACCTATTATTGTTCGATTCCTGTTACTGAAAAGAGTGAAAATTACTTTACTGTTTCCCAGGTTACCCTGCAGGTTAACTACCCTATGAGAAGTGTCACTTTTGACTACGTTGGTTCTGGACAGAGGCACTATCCCTACTATTATCAGGTCTACGCCCTTTCCTTTGCAGAAAAGACCCTTATAAACAGAAAAGATACAAGCAGATTATTTCAAGGAATTATCACAGACGTTTCAGAGACCTTTATCCAaacctgaatttaaaaaaaatctaaatagcgTAGTTGGCTTTCCTCGGGCAAACAGTAGATAAAAAGTGATTTCAGCAGAAGGGTCCCACGCTGCACCGAGCACAGGCAATGCACTGAGGTGAATGACCTTTTGGGAACAGGGCTGAGCACCAGTAAGGCAAATTGTGGCGCTTTTCTCTCTACCTAGGTTCTCTCCCTCCTCAATTCTTGAAAGAAACTGCATAATCCGGAGCAGCCGGGAGACTGCAGGTTCCTTAACCAGGGGCCGCAGCAGCAGAgctagagagagggagaaaacagaGAGCTTGGGACATGCAAGTCAGAAACACCCCACACACCCCCGGCGGCCCCGAGCGCCCCGCCCGGCCCTCACCCTGCATCACGTCGCGGAACTCGCGGAAGTCCCGGTTCCGACGGGCCCGATAGGCCCCCACGGCCTGGTGGAAGTAGAACTGCAGCACCCAGCGGTTCACCGCCTCCTCGGGAGCGCGGAGCCCCAGCGCCCCGTTCCCAGCCGCCATGGGCCCCCGCCGGCTCCGGGAGACCCGCCCGCGCCCCCCAGCCATCCCGCGCCAGGATTCGGAAGTGACGGGCACAGCACGACGGAAGTGACGACATCCCACCGCTGTCCTCTCGACGCCTTAGGGAAAGCGAGCGCCCCCTGCATGTCCTCCTCTTGTTGCTACGCGGGCCCCACGGGCGACTACAACGACCGGCATCCACTGCGGCCTCCGGCTCCCAATATGCCCCGCAGCCCGGAACTCCCGGCCTGCAGTGCGTTGCGCGCCCCCTGCCGGACCCCACGAGCTGTGCAGTCCCCAGCTCGGCCCACTTCGCGTCGTCGAGTCAGGCCCGGCGGGGCGCAGGGGTTTAACAGGCTGTTTACACTGGGGTGGAAGCGCGTGTGCTGCGTGGGGACCCGTCAATAGCCAATGACTGCCTTGCCTGCACTATTTCCCTTCGTGTTTTCAATCTCAGCCTTATTTTTCTGTTCGATTCCTTTTCTGTCTAACGCCAGCTCTAATCCCCAATGGACCTCAATTATCTCCTTGGTGTGGTCCTCCTATAAAAACATTTCCTGTTCCAAACAATAACCCTACACAGATTCCTAGTACCTAACAGTGACCCCTCTTTGAAGTCCTGCGCTGATAGGCTCCAAAAAGGATTGTTCATCCATTTCTACTCAGTCAGAAAAGTAATTACAAATGGGAGTTCTGTTTGGCTTTCAGGACATCCCCAcccttttcctcccctccagGGGCTCCGtagaagagaaagaggaggaaaaataaacaagaaaagatCAATGTGTGTCAAAAGGAAAACTATAAAACTGGGCGGGAAAGAAATGCTATTggcaaacaaacaaagggaagtaaaaataattaaaatctgcAAGAGCAAGAGGATGATGTGTTTTTACCTCTGGACTGAGTTGagtgttgtcaaggttccttcctcactctgaactttagggtacaaatgtgcgGACCTAAAtggacacttttaagcttaattactagcttagatctggtacactgccaccacccagaatttcagtgtctggagcactttctgtcccctcaaaactttcccctccctgggttgccttgagggacttcactaaTTTTCTGgtaaacacagatccaaaccctttagatcttaaaacaaagagaaattaaccagcccctctcctttcccccgaccaatccctgatgagtccagatccaatccccttggatcttaaaacaaggaaaaatcaatcaggttctgtcaaggttttttccccactctgaactttagggtacagatgcaGGGCACCTGCATggactcttctaagcttaattactagcttagatctggtaacactgccaccacccagaatttcagtgtctggggcactttctgtccccgcaaaactttcccctccctaggttcccttgagggacttcaccagttccctggtgaacacagatccaagccccttggatcttaaaacaaggagaaattaaccatccccctcctttccccccaccaatccctggtgagtccagatccaatccccttggatcttaaaacaaggagaaattaaccatccccctcctttctccccaccaatccctggtgagtccagatccaatccccttggatcttaaaacaaggagaaattaaccatccccctcctttctagAGCACCTGGAAAAAAGTCTTGCGAGCAACTATCTAGGCAGGCAGAActtaactgttaaggctaaaaagtgtacGACTCAGGCCAAAAAACCACAGTTGAACTTACACTGGACACCGGTTGGGTCAAGGAAACAAATAATCCCTACAGGCCCAAGAGTAGTGATGCTATCAAAagtgcctgtcccaaagtcaaaagAAAACAGTCCCATCTTTCTTAGGTCTTGGCAgaattacaggcgatttgtaccacactacagccaaatcgctgccccactacagacctgaccagaaagacaacagccaaatgcagttaagtggactgatgagtgtcagaagaggcctttaaccagcttaaggcgCAACACTCATGTtgacctgtgctaagggcccagactttgacaaaccatctAGTAACTACAGATGATCTGAgcatggtgtaggagcagttttaatgcaggaaggaccggatcaagaaTTTCATCCCGGtctgtttctcagcaagaaactgtctgagagggaaagccactggtcaatcagtgaaaagaaTGCTACACCATTGTGTatgcctggaaaagctacgcccatacattTGGGGGCGTTTCCAGCTaccaaaccgaccatgctgcgcaAAGTGGCTTCATGCTGccaaggaaacaacaaaaaactgcttcgatGGGTTTAGCTCTCcaggattttgattttgaaattcaacacatttcaggagcttctaacaaagtagctgatgcactctgtACACGTGAAAGTTTCCCGGAGTTAACTAGTTTAAAATTGTCCCTGGAAGTAACAAATCTTGTAGTTTTTACTAATTAGGTAGATATGTAgaggtgcatgtgttttaattAATCGTTTatttaaagttctaggaagaaaatcaccgccagtgtggtCCACACGTGatctgagatttggggggcatgtcataaacagatagttaagggtaatgtctcttttacctgtaaagggttaagaagctcagtacaCCTGGCTGCACACCTGACAAAGGACCAATGGGGGGtcaagatacttcaaatcttggtggagggaattATCTTTCTTGTGCTCTTTCGTTTGGGGGTtgtcgctcttgggactaagaggactAGACGTCAGTCCatgctctccaatctttctgactCAGTCTTTCATCTTTCAAACTGTCAGTTAATAGCCACGGCAAGGCGGTTAGTCTTATTTTGGTTTCTCACGTTtgtaatgttctttttttttgctgagaggatttacctCTTTCTGTACTTTGACCTAAGgatagaggggttcctctggcaattgaatctgattaccctgtaagtatttccatcctgatttacagaaaaatgtttacttttcttctttaattaagaGCTTTCTTTTTTAGAACCTGTCATAAACAATAGTttaaagggttaatgtctcttttacctgtaaagggtttaagAAGCTCTTAAACCTGGCtgatcacctgaccagaggaccatagggggacaagatactttcaatttCTTggtgagggaagtcttttgttttgtgcctttgatgttgttgttgttgtttgcccttggaactaagagggaccagatgtcaattccaggctctccaaatctttctgactcAGTCGCTCATCTTTCAAACTTTGtaaagtaattagccaggcaaggcatgttagtctttatgtttgtttttcaacttgtaaatgtttcttttttgcttggAAGGATTTTACTCTGTCTGCTGTaatttgaacctaaggctggtgGGGGGGCCCCTCTGTCTATTAGAATCTGATTACACTgtaaaagcattttccatcctgatttacagagataatttttacttttctttctaataaaagctttcttttaagaactatTGATTATcccttgttttagatccaagggattggatctggactcaccagggattggtggggggaaggagggatggttaatttctccttgttttaaatcaAGGGgcttggatctgtgttcaccagggaactggtgaagtccctcaagggaacctagggagggaaagttTGCGGcgacagaaagtgccccagacactgaaaattctgggtggtggcagtgttaccagatctaagctagtaattaagcttagaagagtccATGCAGTGCCCtgcatctgtaccctaaagttcagagtgtggAAAACCTGacagaacctgattgattttccttgtttaagatccaaggggattgatCTGGACTCATCAGGATTGGTCGGGGAAAGGAGAGGGGCctgttaatttctctttgtttttaagatcTAAATGGTTTGGGATCTGTGTTTACCAGAAATttagtgaagtccctcaaggcaaacCCAGGCGAGGGGGAAAGTTTtgaggggacagaaagtgctccagacacttgGAAATTCTGGgtgtggcagtgtaccagatctaagctagtattAAGCTTAAAAGTGGTCCATTTAGGTCCGCACATTTGTACCCTAAGTTCAGAGTGAGAAGGAACTTGACAACACTCACTTCAGTCCAGAGGTAAAAACAACATCTCCTCTTGCTCTGCAAGATTAATTAttttacttccctttgtttgtttgccAAGATAGCATTTTCTTTCCCGCCCAGTTTTATAGTTTTCCTTTTGACCACATtgatcttttcttgttttttttcctcctctttctcttctaCGGAGCCCCTGGAGGAGGAAAGGGTGGGGATGTCTTGAAAGCCCAAACCAGAACCCCATTTGTAATTACTTTTCTGACTGGTAGAAATGGATGAACAATCCTTTTTTGGAGCCTATCAGCGCAGGACTTCAAAGAGGGGTCACTGTTAGGTACTAGGAATCTGTGTAGGTTTATTGTTTGTAACAGGACATGTTTTATAGGAGGAACCACACCAAGGAGAAATTGAGGTCCATTTGGGGATTAGAGCTTGGCGTTAGACAGAAAGGAATCAACAGAAAAAATAAGGCTGAGATTGAAAACACGAAGGGAAATAGTGCAGGCAGGCAGTCATTGGCTATTTGACGGGTCCCCACGGCAGCACACGCGCTTTCCACCCAGTGTAACCAGCCTGTGTAAAACCCTGCGCCCCGCCGGCCTGACTCGACGACCGAAGTGGCCGAGCTGGGGACTGCACAGCTGTGGGGTCCTGCAGGTGCGCGCAACGCACTGCAGGCCGGGAGTTCCGGCTGCGGGGCATAATTTGGGAGCCTGAGGCCGCAGTGGATGCCGGTCGTTGTTAGTCCGCCCGTGGGGCCCGGCGTAGCAACAAGGGAGGACATGCAGGGGGCGCTCGCTTTCCCTAAAGCGTCGAGAGGACAGCGTGGATGTCGTCACTTCCGTCGTGCTGTGCCCGTCACTTCCGAATCCTGGCGGCCGGATGGCTGGGGCGGCGCGGGCGGGTCTCCCGGAGCCGGCGGGGGCCATGGCGGCTGGAACGGGGCGCTGGCGGGCTCGCGCTCCCGAGGAGGCGTTGAACCGCTGTGGTGCTGCAGTATTCACTTCACCAGGCGTGGGGCCATATCGGCCCGTCGGAACCGGGACTTCCGCAGAGTTCCGCGACGTGATGCAGGGTGAGGCGGGCGGGGCGCTCGGGCCGCGGGGGTGTGTGGGGTGTTTCTGACTTGCATGTCCCAAGCTCtctgttttctccctctctctagcTCTGCTGCTCGGCCCTGGTTAAGGAACCTGCAGTCTCCCGGCTGCTCCGGATTATGCAGTTCTTCAAGAattgaaggagggagagaaacctAGGTAGAGAGAAAAAGCGCCACAATTTTGCCTTCACTGGTGCTCAGCCCTGTTCCAAAAGGTCATTCACCTCAGTGATTGCCTGTGCTCGTTGAGCGTGGGACCCTTCTGCTGAAATCAACTTTTTATCTACTTGTTGCCCGAGGAAAGCCAACTACgctatttagatttttttaaattcaggttTGATAAAGGTCTCTGAAAACGTCTGTGATAATTCTGAATAATCTGCTTGTATCTTTTCTGTTTATAAGGCGTCTTTTCTGCAAAGGAAAGGGCGTAGACCCTGAAATAGTAGGATAGTGCCTCTGTCCAGAACCAAACGTAGTCAAAAGTGACAACCTATGGGTAGTTAACCTGGCAGGGTAACTGGAAACAGTAAAAGTAATTTTCACTCTTTTCAGTACAGGAATCGACAATAATAGGGTAAAGCTTTCAGACTGAAGTATGGATTTCTTTTTTCCGTTTAGCATTATCACTTGAAGCAACGTGGGGTAAACATCAACATTCTGTTGCAATAGCctaaaacccaaaacaaaaagttttttgtttaagaaaaaccTGGGCTCTTTGCAGGGAttctgtgttttctctctgtCATTCTGGAACAAAGTCACTTCTGCTTTCTTTACAAAAATGCATAGATAAACCAATTTCATCTTAATTTTCCTGTGAAAGACCAAGAACATGTTTGAGTAAAAACACTGTGAAGAAGgcttgttttctttcagttgGAAATAAACATTAAGTAAAGCAACCATTGTAGATCAATCTTAATTAGTTATATTGAAGCAAAACTTAAACTGGGGAATCGATTTGATCTGATAACAGTGCCCTTTCCAATATCGGCAAGACTTTACTTTTTGAATTTCTTGATGTTTGAGAATGTAAACTGCATTAGTGTaatctttctgtatttttattcttGTGTTAATTCCTGATTTCTCTTTGTAGTTTAAAATAACAACAAACCTCAACATATCAGCTTACGATGtttattgcttttaattttcAAACTCACCCAAATGTCCATGTTTCTTCTTTGAGGACCTTGCATAACTTAGACAGCCTTTCTTGATCATAATTGTTTTGTGTGTGCTGCttcttctgctgtcagttactgcAGGCATTAGTGGCCTAACTGAGCAATCCTAGCCTACTTGTTTTTTCTGCTTCCTGTGGAGCACTTTCTTGGTCCCAGGTAGATTTGTGTGTCTGTTTTAAAACCAATAAGGAATGAATGTTCTTAATTGTAGATTGCACCTTTTGAATACAGAATCAGAGCTCACCCCTCTGAATCTATATGCATTCGGTGTGCTGGAGCTGATTGAGAGAGAATTTCCTGTGTCTGTAGGGGCAACTGGAATCTGTTAGAAAGGTGAGCAAGCGTAAGGTTCAAGTCtcctttttcattcaaaatagTTTAGAGTTTTATAAGCTTAattctaattaaaaaacaaacaaaaaaaaacttcccttATACTGAGCAAGTGTCCGTTCTCAGGTTCTTCCTCCAATTCATTGTCTTAACTTCTGGGAGCTTTCCACTTGCTAGGCGAAGATAGTAACCATCAGGATCTGTTCTTAACtttaaaatgaactgaaaaagCAGGACATTTTTTGCTATTACCATTTTCTCTAATTGACTTATATTAGAAAATAATGCaacctttctcttcttctttttacTGGGGGCCTTTTAAACGTAGAGAACCAGGAATGCTTCTTAGAGTGTAAGAATCGCTCCTAAAAACTTAGTACTGCAATTAGTCATCCCCTGCAACTGGTCTGTTCATACATGCAAACTTATCTCAAAGCCCGGCAAATTGATGTATGGTAAAAATATGAAATGTTAACTATGATGTTTTAATGGCATATTATGCTACCAATAAGCAAACCTGAGGCTACAAG harbors:
- the TERF2 gene encoding telomeric repeat-binding factor 2 isoform X1 — translated: MAGGRGRVSRSRRGPMAAGNGALGLRAPEEAVNRWVLQFYFHQAVGAYRARRNRDFREFRDVMQALLLRPLVKEPAVSRLLRIMQFLSRIEEGENLDCTFDTESELTPLESAIGVLELIEREFPVSEVAMESVRKMVKQAAVIICIKKREFDKASKILKKNMAKDPSTQKLRTELLSIIREKNLSHTMIRNFSYKTFQQSAFQFLETYLEDSEPFLLTMAKKTLNSECIDETKKLALVPEPVEVATPKPVEVAKQPSPAAPDSVEVAKQPSAGTPDSVEVAKQPPVAAPDSVEVAKQPQVVAPDSVEMSSKDSERQPPGTVTTYGISALREAFKTLSNSQDSDAAFTKLDETDFSFPKQLSPSVSHRLKRQREEDNPHLETSETSDVPKSPPKSKRLLTISRLIMEQDSQSTELSETPDSSQESVVSSAFRTLVQKPHVQCVSSRSPKPLKARWNTLNEREEKDTWSEEDELFLDKKSPGRNSHSSSGLGSKKQRWTVQESEWIREGVKKFGEGNWKIICQKFPFENRTTVMIKDRWRTMKKLGLH
- the TERF2 gene encoding telomeric repeat-binding factor 2 isoform X2; this translates as MAGGRGRVSRSRRGPMAAGNGALGLRAPEEAVNRWVLQFYFHQAVGAYRARRNRDFREFRDVMQALLLRPLVKEPAVSRLLRIMQFLSRIEEGENLDCTFDTESELTPLESAIGVLELIEREFPVSEVAMESVRKMVKQAAVIICIKKREFDKASKILKKNMAKDPSTQKLRTELLSIIREKNLSHTMIRNFSYKTFQQSAFQFLETYLEDSEPFLLTMAKKTLNSECIDETKKLALVPEPVEVATPKPVEVAKQPSPAAPDSVEVAKQPSAGTPDSVEVAKQPPVAAPDSVEVAKQPQVVAPDSVEMSSKDSERLKRQREEDNPHLETSETSDVPKSPPKSKRLLTISRLIMEQDSQSTELSETPDSSQESVVSSAFRTLVQKPHVQCVSSRSPKPLKARWNTLNEREEKDTWSEEDELFLDKKSPGRNSHSSSGLGSKKQRWTVQESEWIREGVKKFGEGNWKIICQKFPFENRTTVMIKDRWRTMKKLGLH